A genomic window from Periweissella cryptocerci includes:
- a CDS encoding lipid II:glycine glycyltransferase FemX — translation MPVVNLNDAAEVARYQDFVRSANYSSVTQDLGWGKTKANWQPMYVYVENAGEIVAGLSILSINNLNDKKLAYASKGPVFKDEFSVELLKALVDEAKSALEAANTMVLRIDPEVVYSDELNNELKALGFTMRNRNLSLENAHATIQPRFNMLLDLVDQDEESLIATFHKKTRYNIRLAERKGVEVESGNSKELMDVFYETYKEMSIRHGITYRPAEYFDRMLEAFPEDSIMRIYIARHEGDVLSGAIAFNFGDKVWYMYGGSTEIKRNFMAPQLVQWEMIKWAMNTGKKRYDMGGIFGFDNTDGLYHFKQGFAYPNKITEYIGEIDYVFDADTYKEFTKDSM, via the coding sequence ATGCCTGTTGTAAATTTAAACGATGCGGCTGAAGTTGCTCGTTATCAAGATTTCGTGCGCTCAGCAAACTATTCCTCAGTTACCCAAGATTTGGGGTGGGGTAAGACCAAAGCCAACTGGCAACCAATGTACGTGTACGTGGAAAATGCCGGCGAAATTGTTGCCGGTCTTTCAATCTTGAGTATCAATAATTTAAACGATAAGAAATTGGCCTACGCAAGTAAAGGTCCCGTTTTCAAGGATGAATTTAGTGTTGAATTGTTGAAAGCTTTAGTTGATGAAGCTAAATCAGCTTTGGAAGCAGCTAACACAATGGTCTTGCGGATTGACCCTGAAGTCGTTTATTCAGATGAATTAAACAATGAATTGAAGGCGCTTGGTTTCACGATGCGTAATCGGAACTTGAGCCTTGAAAACGCCCACGCGACGATTCAACCTCGTTTCAACATGTTGTTAGATTTAGTTGATCAAGACGAAGAATCATTAATCGCAACTTTCCACAAGAAGACCCGCTACAACATCCGTTTAGCCGAACGCAAGGGTGTTGAAGTTGAAAGTGGTAACTCGAAGGAATTGATGGATGTGTTCTACGAAACGTACAAAGAAATGAGTATTCGCCACGGCATCACATACCGTCCGGCAGAATACTTTGACCGGATGTTGGAAGCCTTCCCCGAAGATTCAATCATGCGTATCTACATTGCGCGTCACGAAGGGGATGTCTTGTCCGGCGCGATAGCCTTTAACTTTGGCGACAAGGTTTGGTACATGTACGGTGGCTCAACTGAAATCAAGCGCAACTTCATGGCACCCCAATTAGTTCAATGGGAAATGATTAAGTGGGCGATGAACACCGGCAAGAAGCGCTACGACATGGGTGGTATCTTCGGTTTCGATAACACTGATGGCTTGTACCACTTCAAGCAAGGCTTCGCATATCCTAACAAGATTACTGAATACATCGGTGAAATTGACTATGTCTTTGATGCGGATACCTATAAGGAATTCACGAAAGATAGCATGTAA
- a CDS encoding glycoside hydrolase family protein has protein sequence MNEKLKLSANGRKLLQQFEGLRLQAYQDSVGVWTIGYGHTQGVKRGMIITPAQANAYLDADVKTHAAGIYQYIRVKLNQNQFDALVSFHFNLGPHILKGTWLLDYLNQGKWTAASAQMLRFNRAGGVVLLGLKRRREAEVALFLKPDSVHDDLGTSAANGKTATYRVKRGDTLSAIAAKYKTSVANLVKLNGIKNPNAIQVGQLLRLER, from the coding sequence ATGAATGAAAAGCTAAAATTAAGTGCCAATGGGCGCAAACTACTGCAGCAGTTTGAAGGCTTGCGGTTACAGGCGTATCAGGATAGTGTTGGGGTGTGGACGATTGGGTACGGGCACACGCAAGGCGTCAAGCGGGGGATGATCATTACGCCGGCGCAAGCGAATGCGTATTTGGACGCGGATGTGAAGACGCATGCGGCGGGCATTTATCAGTATATTCGCGTTAAATTGAACCAAAATCAGTTCGATGCATTAGTCAGTTTTCATTTTAATTTGGGTCCTCACATTTTGAAGGGGACGTGGCTGCTCGACTACTTGAACCAAGGCAAATGGACCGCCGCTAGTGCCCAAATGTTGCGGTTTAACCGTGCTGGTGGCGTTGTTTTGCTAGGACTGAAGCGTCGGCGTGAAGCAGAAGTGGCGTTGTTTTTGAAGCCAGATAGCGTGCACGATGATTTGGGAACAAGTGCTGCCAATGGCAAAACAGCAACGTATCGGGTTAAGCGTGGTGATACGTTGTCCGCAATCGCCGCCAAATATAAAACGAGTGTGGCGAACCTAGTTAAGCTGAACGGAATTAAGAATCCGAATGCAATTCAGGTGGGACAGCTACTACGGCTTGAACGGTGA
- a CDS encoding leucine-rich repeat domain-containing protein, which yields MKKQAIASLGLASLMVVSTAVTPVMALADTVTSPKTTITTRAKQSTPRAQIKAGRADTMDYRNIGEGRAFANLIPDANLRAAIYKCGQTTTSNPRKSLAELDAANKNTKYYDALNSSTDENAVRGVLEQVKILELFNETEYSVQNLMGISALRNLVVLDIGNDQGATHQITTIASNTFAGMSNLESLNLIDLNLENLEIGAFAGLTGLQSISLGGAVQLNNYDALYVVGSAVQYKDNVNYGSTEPVKDWEKSINTFATSLNVKTLTIIANKAIYFAKYKHALVALQLSRNVPAMLSNPEITSLAAELEQAVPKFELNKDTTSALAANLYAAINGSINQAITSSTSQIGTAGRNDADVKKAINDLDIAMQTRDYTGIAGVLENMQAAVTTYKSNVKTAAQQVVTGIPTNVTTTAAISAAITALNEALTNPDANLADLPGLLANLYTALDTSINQAVTSATSQIGTTGKNDPAVKKAINDLNTAMQNKDYAQIDSLLAKLQTTVTNYKTTATNQATTAVKRELDKNGDGNTQVAKKRAQLQQALKATKLDYDQLAILTKELNEMISKTSIAKYAVNLNGKQTYHLHKYAQGQIKGKVVNGVTVKATVNGKAIGQTKTDKNGKFKLNFTKKLAKNQQVKFSVDRPDEAYVIHQAASIARKVAVSPAITAKNFTVKKKQLTGKLTAKQGATITVYNGKKVVKIFTLKKDVKNKKVKFKLKKKITKKTKLKLVVQNTHDNGLATKTVKKVKVK from the coding sequence ATGAAAAAACAAGCAATCGCCTCACTGGGCTTAGCCTCGCTGATGGTAGTCTCAACGGCGGTCACACCAGTCATGGCTTTGGCCGACACAGTGACATCGCCCAAGACAACGATAACTACGCGTGCTAAACAGTCGACCCCGAGGGCGCAGATTAAAGCAGGGCGGGCGGACACAATGGATTATCGTAACATTGGGGAAGGACGTGCCTTTGCCAATTTGATTCCGGATGCTAATTTGCGGGCCGCCATTTACAAGTGTGGACAAACTACCACGAGTAATCCGAGAAAGTCCCTCGCTGAGTTAGATGCTGCAAATAAGAATACCAAGTATTACGACGCATTGAATAGCTCAACCGATGAAAATGCTGTGCGGGGTGTGCTAGAGCAAGTTAAAATATTAGAATTGTTCAATGAAACGGAGTATAGCGTTCAGAATCTTATGGGAATTAGCGCACTCCGTAATTTAGTTGTTTTAGACATCGGTAATGACCAGGGGGCGACGCATCAGATTACTACAATTGCGTCGAACACGTTTGCGGGGATGAGTAATTTAGAGAGCTTAAATTTGATTGATCTTAATTTGGAAAACCTTGAAATTGGTGCATTCGCTGGTTTGACCGGATTGCAATCGATAAGTTTAGGTGGGGCAGTTCAATTAAATAATTATGACGCGCTCTATGTAGTTGGAAGTGCTGTTCAATATAAAGACAATGTAAATTATGGTAGTACTGAACCTGTTAAAGACTGGGAAAAAAGCATCAATACGTTCGCAACATCTCTCAACGTTAAAACATTAACAATTATTGCGAACAAGGCGATTTATTTTGCTAAGTATAAGCATGCCTTAGTGGCGTTGCAATTAAGTCGAAATGTGCCAGCCATGCTTAGTAATCCGGAAATTACATCACTGGCTGCCGAGCTCGAGCAAGCCGTCCCAAAGTTTGAACTGAACAAAGATACGACTTCAGCTTTGGCAGCGAATCTGTATGCGGCAATAAACGGCAGTATCAATCAAGCAATCACCAGTTCCACAAGTCAAATTGGCACGGCTGGTAGAAACGACGCCGATGTTAAAAAAGCCATCAATGACTTGGACATAGCAATGCAAACTCGTGATTACACTGGAATTGCGGGGGTGTTAGAAAACATGCAAGCGGCCGTGACCACTTATAAGAGTAATGTGAAGACAGCCGCCCAACAAGTCGTGACAGGAATTCCAACTAATGTGACCACCACCGCTGCCATTAGTGCGGCGATTACCGCACTAAACGAAGCGCTAACAAATCCCGACGCTAATCTGGCGGATCTCCCAGGATTGTTGGCGAACCTGTATACGGCGTTGGATACCAGTATCAACCAAGCCGTAACTAGTGCCACGAGTCAAATTGGCACAACAGGCAAAAACGACCCCGCCGTTAAAAAGGCCATCAATGACTTGAACACGGCGATGCAAAACAAAGATTATGCACAAATTGATAGCTTACTTGCGAAATTGCAAACGACTGTAACAAACTACAAAACTACCGCCACCAACCAAGCAACGACCGCAGTCAAACGTGAACTCGACAAAAACGGTGATGGTAACACACAAGTCGCCAAGAAACGGGCGCAATTACAGCAAGCTTTGAAAGCTACGAAACTCGATTACGACCAGCTGGCGATTTTAACTAAAGAACTGAATGAAATGATCAGTAAAACTAGCATTGCGAAGTACGCCGTAAATCTGAATGGCAAGCAAACATATCATTTACACAAGTATGCGCAAGGTCAAATCAAAGGCAAAGTCGTCAATGGAGTAACCGTCAAAGCAACCGTCAACGGCAAGGCAATCGGTCAAACCAAGACGGACAAAAACGGTAAATTCAAACTGAATTTCACCAAGAAATTGGCGAAGAACCAACAAGTTAAGTTCAGTGTGGATCGCCCAGATGAAGCATACGTGATTCACCAAGCGGCAAGTATCGCACGGAAAGTCGCTGTTTCACCTGCGATTACCGCGAAAAACTTCACGGTCAAAAAGAAGCAATTGACCGGTAAATTGACCGCCAAGCAAGGTGCGACAATCACAGTCTATAACGGAAAGAAAGTTGTCAAAATCTTTACGTTGAAGAAGGACGTGAAAAACAAAAAAGTTAAGTTTAAATTGAAGAAGAAAATCACAAAGAAAACCAAGCTTAAGTTAGTCGTGCAGAACACGCATGACAATGGCTTAGCAACTAAGACGGTTAAGAAGGTTAAAGTGAAATAG